The Pantoea trifolii nucleotide sequence ACCCTACAAAACAATTGCCGCATTCTTAGGGGCGCCATTTATGGCGACCTGGCTTCCGGGTGCCCATGAATGGGCACCCTACAAATCCGAAAGTACGCATCATTGTCTTAATCGAAACCAGACATTTCCGGCACTTGCATCAGAATATGCTAGGGTAGACTTATGCACTTTTGTGAGCCACCTCAAATTCTGAACTGGGTCGAACCCTATTTTTAGCTATGTTATCTACTTTGTTATCACTCAAAAGCGTGCGATATCTCTCTGGTTTTTCATTACTTGCTGCATCCGCGCCTGCGCTGGCGTTGATTTCTGACACTAAACTCGCCGATGCGCCGTTTAGCGATCCCACACGTTTCCAGAAAATGGCCGATCAATTGCCCGCGTTGGGCTATCAGGACGAAACCGAAGCGTTTAACAAAAAGCTGGCGACCATTGCCAAAAGCATTGGCGAAGCCAGCCAGAACAGCACCGACGACAATTCCTTAAGCCAACAGGCCGGTCTGTGGGCCTTTAATCATTTCCGCGATGAAGTGGGAAATCGACTGGTCAATGAAGGTCAATCATTGCTGTCGCCGTATGGCAACGCGCAGATCGACTTTAACGTGGACATCGACGGCAACTTTAACGGCAGCGGTGCTTCGCTGCTGACACCGTGGGCGGATAACTATCGCTACCTGACCTTCAGTCAGGTGGGTTTGCATCAAACCGATGATGGGCTGGTGGGCAATGTGGGTCTTGGTCAGCGCTGGATGGCGGGCAAATGGCAGCTGGGCTATAACGGCTTTGTTGACCGCATGTTCAGCAGCGGCCTACAGCGCGCTTCGCTGGGTACCGAAGCGTGGGGGGATTATCTGCGCTTCTCCGCCAACTACTACACGCCGCTCTCAGGCTGGCAGGATCGCAATCCCTTCCAGCAGCAGCGAATGGCGCGCGGCTACGATTTCACCACCCAGGGCTATTTGCCGCAGTATCGCCAGCTCGGTGCATCGGTGAGCTGGCAGCAATATCTTGGCGATAACGTCGATCTGTTTAGCTCCGGCAATCGCTACCACAATCCGTCGGCATTGACCTTTGGTGTCACTTATACGCCAGTGCCGCTGGTGACCTTATCCGCCAGCCACAAAACCAGCGACAGCGGTGAGAGCCAGGATCAACTCGGCTTGCGTCTCAACTACCGCTTTGGCGTGGCGCTCAGCCAGCAACTGAGTCCGGATAATGTCGCGGCGGCGCACTCGCTGCGCGGCAGTCGTTACGATAACGTGACGCGCAGCTATACGCCGGTGCTGGAATATCGCCAGCGTAAAACGCTGTCGGTATTTCTCGCCACGCCGCCGTGGCAGCTGAATGGCGGAGAAAGTTTGCCGCTGAAATTGCAGATCCGCAGCACCAACCCAATCACTAAAGTGATGTGGCAGGGCGATACGCAGGCGCTAAGCCTGACGCCGGGTGCTAATCCCAACGATCCGCAGGGCTGGAGCGTAATCATGCCCGCGTGGGATAGCTCGCCTGGCGCGCATAACAGTTATCGCTTGTCGGTGGTGTTAGAAGACAGCAAACAGAATCGCGTCACCTCGAATGAGATTGTCCTGCAATTGCAGCCGCCGTTCTCACTGGATCAGGGCGATGATAATCGCTTTGATTTGATGGCGCCGTAATTGCCACTCGCCAATAGAAAAAGGGCAGCTTTCGCTGCCCTTTGCGCATATTCAGCCGACACTAGCCGAATAGCAATGAGGGTAAAGCAACTTAGAACTGGTAAACCAGACCCACAGCGGTGACATCGTCAGTTGGGATGTTCAGCGCATTGTTGTCTTTCAACAGGTTAATTTTGTATTCAGCATACACAGACATGTTTTTGTTGAAGTAGTAAGTCCCGCCAACACCAACGTATTTGAAGATGTCAGCGTCGCCAACGCCTTCAACGTCTTTAGCTTTAGAGGATACATAGCCGATTGAAGGACGCAGACCGTTCAGGAACTGGTACTGTGCAACCGCTTCAAAGTTAACCGCTTTGTTAGCAAAACCACCCGTGATTGGCGTCGCGTTCAGCGTTTCGCCATAGATGGTTGCCAGGTAAATCTGGTTCGCGTCGTATTTCAGACCTGCGGTCCAATGCTGTGCTTTGTCACCGTCACCACGCGCTGCCAGGTTCTGGGTATTGGTACGATCCAGGCTGGCGTAGGCGGCCAGCAGGCTCAGACCGAAATCGAAGTCGTATGAGGTTGACAGCGCATAGCCATCACCATTCGAACGGCGTACCGCAACGCTTGCATCGGTACGATCGTTTTTACCTTCGTACTGAGCGGCGACGTTCCAGCCTTTCACCAGACCGAAGAAATCTTTGTTACGCCAGGTCAGCACGCCACCAGAGCGGCCAGACAGGAACGCATCGGTATAACCGGAATCACCGCCGAAGAATGGCAGCATATCGGTAACGCCCAGCACGTCATAAATCAGGCCGTAGTTACGACCGTAATCGATTGAGCCAAACTGACCAAATTTCAGGCCAGCAAAGCCCAGACGGGTTTTGTTACCGTTGTTGGCATCGCTGCCTTCAGAGTTGGTGAGGCTGTACTGATACTGCCATTGACCATAGCCGGTCAGCTGGTCGTTAATCTTGGTTTCGCCTTTAAAACCCAGACGGCTATAAGACGAGGTGTCGCCATTTG carries:
- a CDS encoding YchO/YchP family invasin, with translation MLSTLLSLKSVRYLSGFSLLAASAPALALISDTKLADAPFSDPTRFQKMADQLPALGYQDETEAFNKKLATIAKSIGEASQNSTDDNSLSQQAGLWAFNHFRDEVGNRLVNEGQSLLSPYGNAQIDFNVDIDGNFNGSGASLLTPWADNYRYLTFSQVGLHQTDDGLVGNVGLGQRWMAGKWQLGYNGFVDRMFSSGLQRASLGTEAWGDYLRFSANYYTPLSGWQDRNPFQQQRMARGYDFTTQGYLPQYRQLGASVSWQQYLGDNVDLFSSGNRYHNPSALTFGVTYTPVPLVTLSASHKTSDSGESQDQLGLRLNYRFGVALSQQLSPDNVAAAHSLRGSRYDNVTRSYTPVLEYRQRKTLSVFLATPPWQLNGGESLPLKLQIRSTNPITKVMWQGDTQALSLTPGANPNDPQGWSVIMPAWDSSPGAHNSYRLSVVLEDSKQNRVTSNEIVLQLQPPFSLDQGDDNRFDLMAP
- a CDS encoding porin, with protein sequence MMKRSLLAAVMPLLLGLSSAQAAEIYNKDGNKLDLTGKINVSHLFSDNDASNGDTSSYSRLGFKGETKINDQLTGYGQWQYQYSLTNSEGSDANNGNKTRLGFAGLKFGQFGSIDYGRNYGLIYDVLGVTDMLPFFGGDSGYTDAFLSGRSGGVLTWRNKDFFGLVKGWNVAAQYEGKNDRTDASVAVRRSNGDGYALSTSYDFDFGLSLLAAYASLDRTNTQNLAARGDGDKAQHWTAGLKYDANQIYLATIYGETLNATPITGGFANKAVNFEAVAQYQFLNGLRPSIGYVSSKAKDVEGVGDADIFKYVGVGGTYYFNKNMSVYAEYKINLLKDNNALNIPTDDVTAVGLVYQF